One region of Pseudomonas sp. B21-040 genomic DNA includes:
- the thiO gene encoding glycine oxidase ThiO gives MTRQKQVVIVGGGVIGLLTAFNLASEVHSVVLLDRSNVGQESSWAGGGIVSPLYPWRYSPAVTALAHWSQDFYPQLGERLFAATGVDPEVHTTGLYWLDLDDEAEALAWARRENRPLRAVDISAVHDAVPVMGAGFSRAIHMADVANVRNPRLVKSLKAALQALPNVTIHEQCEVSGFIRDGDKVVGVQSSAGAIRGDQVVLTAGAWSGDLLKSLGLVLPVEPVKGQMILYKCAADFLPSMVLAKGRYAIPRRDGHILIGSTLEHEGYDKTPTEAALESLKASAVELIPALADAEIVGHWAGLRPGSPEGIPYIGRVPGFDGLWLNCGHYRNGLVLAPASCQLLADVMLDRKPIIDPEPYAPIGRI, from the coding sequence ATGACCAGGCAAAAGCAAGTGGTGATTGTCGGCGGCGGCGTGATTGGGCTGCTGACGGCGTTCAATCTCGCGTCCGAAGTGCACAGTGTCGTGCTGCTGGATCGCTCGAACGTCGGGCAGGAGTCTTCATGGGCGGGGGGCGGGATTGTTTCGCCGCTGTACCCGTGGCGCTACAGCCCGGCGGTCACGGCGTTGGCGCATTGGTCACAGGATTTTTATCCACAGCTTGGTGAGCGACTGTTCGCCGCGACGGGTGTTGATCCTGAAGTTCATACCACCGGCCTGTACTGGCTCGATCTGGATGATGAGGCCGAGGCACTGGCGTGGGCCAGGCGCGAGAATCGTCCGCTGCGTGCTGTGGATATCTCGGCCGTGCACGACGCGGTGCCGGTGATGGGCGCAGGTTTTTCGCGGGCAATCCATATGGCCGATGTGGCCAATGTGCGCAATCCGAGGCTGGTGAAGTCGTTGAAGGCTGCATTGCAGGCACTGCCGAATGTGACGATTCATGAACAGTGCGAAGTCAGCGGGTTTATCCGTGACGGCGATAAAGTCGTCGGAGTGCAGAGTTCGGCGGGCGCGATTCGCGGTGATCAGGTGGTCCTGACGGCAGGTGCCTGGAGTGGTGATCTGCTGAAAAGTCTTGGGCTGGTGCTGCCGGTCGAGCCGGTGAAAGGGCAGATGATTCTCTACAAGTGCGCGGCGGATTTCCTGCCGAGCATGGTGCTGGCCAAGGGGCGCTATGCCATTCCCCGGCGCGACGGTCATATCTTGATCGGCAGCACGCTGGAGCATGAAGGCTACGACAAGACGCCGACAGAGGCTGCATTGGAAAGCCTGAAAGCGTCAGCAGTCGAGTTGATTCCTGCGCTGGCGGACGCTGAGATCGTAGGGCATTGGGCCGGATTACGGCCAGGCTCGCCTGAAGGCATTCCCTACATCGGTCGGGTGCCAGGGTTCGATGGGCTCTGGCTCAATTGTGGGCATTACCGCAATGGCCTGGTGCTGGCGCCGGCGTCGTGTCAGTTGTTGGCCGATGTGATGCTGGATCGCAAGCCGATCATTGATCCTGAGCCCTATGCTCCCATCGGGCGGATTTAA
- a CDS encoding sigma-54 dependent transcriptional regulator yields MSPRPKVLIVDDEPDIRELLEITLGRMKLDTFSARNVGDAQALLARETFDLCLTDMRLPDGTGLELVQHIQQRYPQVPVAMITAYGSLETAINALKAGAFDFLTKPVDLTRLRELVTSALRLPAPGGASTASDRRLLGDSLPMRSLRKHIDKLARSQAPVYISGESGSGKELVARLIHEQGPRAHHPFVPVNCGAIPSELMESEFFGHRKGSFSGAIEDKRGLFQAAHGGTLFLDEVADLPLAMQVKLLRAIQEKAVRSIGESQETVVDVRILCATHKDLDAEVFAERFRQDLYYRLNVIELPVPPLRERRDDIEPLASHVLKRLAASSGQPAAKLHPLALEALKSYRFPGNVRELENVLERAYTLCENKQIEASDLRLAEGNCTAETGVPDLTQIDNLEHYLENVERKLILQALEETRWNRTAAAQRLSLSFRSMRYRLKKFGLD; encoded by the coding sequence ATGAGCCCACGGCCAAAAGTCCTGATCGTCGACGACGAACCCGATATCCGCGAACTCCTCGAAATCACCCTCGGACGGATGAAACTCGATACCTTCAGTGCCCGTAACGTGGGCGATGCCCAAGCCTTGCTGGCCCGGGAAACATTCGACCTGTGCCTGACCGACATGCGCTTGCCTGACGGCACCGGCCTCGAACTGGTGCAGCATATCCAGCAGCGTTATCCGCAAGTGCCGGTGGCGATGATCACCGCCTACGGCAGTCTCGAAACTGCGATCAACGCGCTCAAGGCTGGCGCCTTCGACTTCCTGACGAAACCGGTCGACCTCACTCGCCTGCGGGAACTGGTCACCAGTGCCCTGCGCCTGCCTGCACCGGGCGGAGCCAGTACGGCCAGTGATCGTCGCCTGCTGGGTGACTCACTGCCTATGCGCAGTCTGCGCAAACACATCGACAAACTCGCCCGCAGCCAGGCACCGGTGTACATCAGCGGCGAATCCGGCAGTGGCAAGGAGTTGGTCGCACGGCTGATTCACGAGCAAGGACCGCGAGCCCATCATCCATTTGTCCCGGTCAACTGCGGGGCGATTCCGTCAGAGCTGATGGAGAGCGAGTTCTTCGGCCATCGCAAAGGCAGTTTCAGTGGCGCCATCGAAGACAAGCGAGGGTTGTTCCAGGCAGCCCATGGCGGAACGTTGTTTCTCGACGAAGTCGCGGATCTACCTTTGGCGATGCAGGTCAAACTGCTGCGCGCGATTCAGGAGAAAGCGGTTCGCAGCATCGGCGAATCACAGGAAACGGTGGTCGATGTGCGCATCCTTTGCGCCACCCACAAAGACCTTGATGCCGAAGTCTTTGCAGAACGTTTTCGTCAGGATTTGTATTACCGGCTCAACGTGATCGAGCTGCCGGTTCCGCCCTTGCGCGAACGCCGTGACGACATCGAACCACTGGCCAGCCACGTGCTCAAGCGCTTGGCAGCCAGCAGCGGCCAACCTGCCGCAAAGCTCCACCCTCTGGCCCTGGAGGCACTGAAAAGCTACCGATTCCCGGGTAACGTGCGGGAACTGGAGAACGTGCTCGAACGGGCTTACACCCTGTGTGAAAACAAGCAGATCGAAGCCAGCGACCTGCGCCTGGCCGAAGGCAATTGCACGGCAGAGACCGGCGTGCCGGACCTGACGCAGATCGATAATCTTGAACACTATCTGGAAAACGTCGAACGCAAACTCATCCTCCAGGCGCTGGAGGAAACCCGCTGGAACCGCACGGCGGCGGCTCAGCGGTTGAGCCTGTCATTTCGGTCGATGCGTTACCGACTGAAGAAATTCGGACTGGATTGA
- a CDS encoding type IV pilin protein, producing MRRSNRGFTLIEIMIVIAIIGIVMTIAAPSITEYLKKGRRSEVAGLLSEQAQILERFYSKNNVYTNATGLSAGNDYYTITPTLADQTFLLTAVRKAGTSMATDKCGDFTLTNTGVRSMVSATAGLTTKDCWGR from the coding sequence ATGCGTAGATCCAACCGAGGTTTCACCCTGATCGAAATCATGATCGTGATTGCGATCATCGGCATCGTCATGACCATCGCCGCCCCGAGCATTACCGAGTACCTGAAGAAGGGCCGGCGCAGCGAAGTCGCCGGGCTGCTATCCGAACAGGCGCAGATCCTTGAACGGTTCTACTCCAAGAACAATGTCTACACCAATGCGACCGGCCTGAGCGCTGGAAACGACTACTACACCATCACCCCGACCCTTGCCGATCAGACTTTCCTGCTGACAGCGGTGCGCAAGGCTGGTACCAGCATGGCAACCGACAAGTGCGGGGATTTCACCCTCACCAATACCGGTGTCAGGAGCATGGTCAGCGCGACAGCCGGTTTGACCACCAAGGATTGCTGGGGGCGTTGA